The Halomonas sp. KG2 genome contains a region encoding:
- a CDS encoding dihydrodipicolinate synthase family protein, whose translation MNPGAKVDAIAALGSAGEAAYLSEEEWKQVAEYTVKYVAGRVPVVIGIAELTTEQAVKYAQHAHNIGADVIMLSPFSYYKLSEAEIFQHYEAVSSASPLPIMVYNNPATCGVDMSPEFMLKMVDSIQNASMIKESTGDIQRMHKIYTLSDGKVPFFNGCNHMALEALNAGASGWCTAAPCLIGDKPKQLFDAVKSGDNEKAKALFYQQYEFLEFIVSFGLAAAVKSGLTLQGKEAGNPRKPLLPLNKTAQQRLQSMLDNLNQ comes from the coding sequence ATGAATCCAGGAGCCAAAGTAGATGCTATTGCTGCATTAGGCAGTGCCGGTGAGGCCGCCTATTTGAGTGAAGAGGAGTGGAAGCAGGTCGCTGAATACACTGTGAAGTATGTTGCAGGTAGGGTACCTGTGGTCATTGGTATCGCAGAGCTTACCACCGAGCAAGCCGTTAAATACGCGCAGCATGCTCATAACATCGGGGCCGATGTCATTATGCTCTCTCCATTTTCGTATTATAAATTGAGCGAGGCTGAAATCTTCCAGCACTACGAAGCAGTCTCAAGCGCAAGCCCGCTGCCCATAATGGTTTATAACAACCCCGCTACCTGTGGCGTGGATATGAGTCCCGAATTCATGCTTAAAATGGTCGACAGCATACAGAATGCAAGCATGATCAAGGAAAGTACTGGCGACATACAACGCATGCACAAGATCTACACATTATCGGATGGCAAAGTGCCCTTCTTTAATGGCTGTAACCATATGGCGTTAGAGGCTCTCAATGCAGGTGCCAGCGGTTGGTGTACAGCAGCTCCTTGCCTGATAGGCGATAAACCGAAACAACTGTTCGATGCAGTCAAGAGCGGTGACAACGAGAAAGCTAAAGCACTGTTTTATCAGCAATACGAGTTTCTTGAATTTATCGTTTCATTCGGCCTAGCAGCAGCAGTTAAATCAGGGCTTACACTTCAAGGAAAAGAAGCGGGCAACCCAAGAAAACCGCTTCTTCCTTTAAATAAGACAGCGCAGCAGCGACTTCAAAGTATGTTGGACAATCTTAATCAATAG
- a CDS encoding PLP-dependent aminotransferase family protein, whose product MLRPWQTQLWLEDSSGKTLHSKLLNTLTADIKEGRLTPGSMLPGSRVLAEQLGVNRKTVQQVYEELEAQGWLVTRSRSGTFVSETLPEQGLSTSDHYLVNSTDRTKSASELVEILYQGARGSYNDIPIMNDGTPDSRLIPYELLARTYRRVCIDLSRQSKLGYGDPKGSIELRKSIAKMLSGDRFMNCSAEQVCVVRGSQMGIYLASRILDPGKGAIVMEDLCYLPARAAFESNGFKVLKCRLDDKGLDIEHLREILAEHSVAAIYVTPHHQYPTTVCMHMSRRLVLLELSKTYKFAVLEDDYDHEFHYETNPIPPLASLPNSENVVHIGSMSKVFAPGLRLGYMAADAQFIERAAQEIVLIDRQGNAVSELVLSNLMESGEVRRHIRKTRKEYEARRNFAAEEFVRFFGDKVSFKLPTGGMAIWVNISKLVNGKVLEQLPGKDSTLSTVYNDDQIIPTHLRFGFGALSKAEITQSVEQLSKALLVSE is encoded by the coding sequence ATGTTAAGGCCTTGGCAAACTCAGCTGTGGCTGGAAGACAGCTCTGGTAAAACCTTGCATTCAAAACTGTTGAACACGTTAACGGCGGATATTAAGGAAGGGCGGCTGACGCCCGGCAGCATGTTGCCGGGGTCCCGCGTTTTAGCCGAGCAACTAGGCGTTAATCGGAAAACCGTACAGCAGGTATACGAAGAGCTGGAAGCTCAGGGGTGGCTGGTTACACGCTCTAGGTCGGGTACGTTTGTTTCTGAAACCCTTCCCGAGCAAGGGCTGTCCACGTCAGACCACTACTTGGTCAACAGTACCGACAGGACAAAATCGGCCTCGGAGCTGGTTGAAATACTCTACCAGGGGGCACGCGGCTCTTATAACGACATACCGATAATGAATGATGGTACTCCGGACTCTCGTCTTATCCCTTATGAGCTGCTCGCGCGAACCTATCGACGGGTGTGTATAGACCTTAGCCGTCAATCAAAGCTGGGTTATGGCGACCCTAAAGGGAGCATTGAATTACGGAAATCGATCGCGAAAATGCTATCCGGTGACCGTTTTATGAACTGTTCTGCAGAGCAGGTTTGTGTTGTCAGAGGGAGCCAAATGGGGATTTATCTTGCTTCTCGAATTTTGGATCCGGGAAAAGGTGCCATCGTCATGGAGGACCTTTGTTATTTGCCCGCTAGAGCTGCGTTTGAGTCAAATGGCTTTAAAGTCTTGAAATGCAGGCTTGATGATAAAGGGCTAGATATAGAACACTTGAGAGAGATACTGGCTGAACATTCAGTTGCAGCCATTTATGTCACCCCCCACCATCAATATCCTACAACTGTCTGTATGCACATGAGCAGGCGGCTGGTACTTCTGGAACTCTCCAAAACATACAAGTTTGCGGTTCTGGAAGATGACTATGATCATGAGTTTCACTATGAAACGAACCCAATTCCTCCGCTCGCAAGCCTGCCGAATTCTGAGAATGTTGTTCATATAGGTTCGATGTCGAAGGTCTTTGCTCCTGGTCTAAGACTTGGATATATGGCGGCCGATGCTCAGTTTATTGAGCGTGCCGCACAGGAAATCGTCTTGATTGACAGGCAGGGTAATGCGGTATCTGAACTTGTGCTTTCAAATCTGATGGAATCAGGTGAAGTCAGGCGTCATATCAGAAAAACGCGAAAGGAGTATGAGGCAAGGCGTAATTTCGCTGCAGAAGAATTCGTCCGTTTTTTTGGTGATAAGGTTTCTTTTAAGCTGCCTACAGGAGGAATGGCTATATGGGTAAATATTTCAAAGCTTGTTAATGGGAAGGTGTTGGAACAGCTTCCCGGCAAAGACTCAACTTTAAGCACCGTTTACAACGATGATCAGATTATACCGACCCATCTAAGGTTTGGGTTCGGAGCATTGAGTAAAGCTGAGATTACGCAGTCAGTAGAACAGCTTTCAAAGGCCCTGCTTGTATCAGAATGA
- a CDS encoding aldolase — translation MKTATKAKQELMQIAESNMQERIQDIELTVREKLALTCRILFDKGHDSGLAGQITCRSEQPNTFLTQRLGLGFDEITAENLLIVDHDLELLAGKGMPNPANRFHTWIYKEHPEVNCIIHTHPTHVAALSMLEVPLIISQMDTAALYNDCSFVAEWPGVPVGNEEGVLISKALGNNRAVFLAHHGQLVTGKTIEEACNLAILIERAAKLQLLAMSAGQIKPLPHDLAQEAHDWVSSDKRNKVNFAYYARQALKNHQNCI, via the coding sequence ATGAAGACCGCCACTAAAGCAAAACAGGAACTAATGCAGATCGCAGAAAGCAATATGCAAGAGCGTATACAAGACATAGAGCTGACTGTTCGTGAAAAACTCGCGCTGACATGCCGAATTCTGTTCGACAAAGGTCACGATTCAGGCTTGGCAGGCCAGATTACCTGCCGTAGTGAGCAGCCCAATACTTTTCTAACTCAACGATTGGGCTTGGGGTTTGATGAAATCACAGCCGAAAACTTGTTAATCGTGGATCATGACCTGGAACTATTGGCTGGCAAAGGTATGCCTAATCCAGCCAACCGTTTCCATACTTGGATCTATAAAGAGCATCCAGAAGTTAATTGCATCATTCATACCCACCCTACCCATGTGGCCGCATTGTCGATGCTAGAAGTACCACTGATCATTTCCCAAATGGACACTGCCGCTTTGTACAACGATTGCTCGTTCGTTGCTGAATGGCCAGGCGTCCCTGTTGGAAATGAAGAAGGCGTATTAATTTCAAAGGCGCTGGGTAATAACCGAGCTGTATTTCTTGCCCACCACGGACAACTTGTAACCGGCAAAACGATTGAAGAGGCCTGTAACTTAGCCATCCTGATCGAGCGAGCGGCAAAACTGCAGCTTTTAGCAATGTCTGCTGGTCAAATTAAGCCCCTACCTCATGACCTGGCCCAGGAAGCACATGACTGGGTATCGTCCGACAAACGAAACAAAGTGAATTTTGCTTACTACGCAAGACAGGCTCTAAAAAATCACCAAAACTGCATTTAA
- the umuD gene encoding translesion error-prone DNA polymerase V autoproteolytic subunit translates to MVATALPLTSQPLPFPTLYGRAGFSGFPSPAQDYEPRTLDLNERLIKHPNHTFYLTAAGDSMEGWGIFEGDLLVVDRSIPPRLGHILVAMFEEEVLIKRYALYQGTPHLCSAHPHYPPLPLEETNCQLWGVVRAVVHEYLP, encoded by the coding sequence ATGGTTGCGACAGCCCTGCCGTTAACCTCTCAGCCGTTGCCATTTCCAACGCTATACGGCCGTGCTGGGTTTAGCGGCTTCCCCTCACCTGCTCAAGATTACGAACCACGCACGTTGGATCTCAATGAGCGGTTGATTAAACACCCCAACCATACGTTTTATCTCACCGCCGCGGGCGACAGCATGGAAGGCTGGGGGATATTTGAAGGTGACTTACTGGTGGTAGACCGCAGCATACCGCCCCGCTTAGGGCATATCCTGGTCGCTATGTTTGAAGAGGAAGTACTGATAAAGCGTTATGCGCTCTATCAAGGCACGCCACACCTCTGCTCGGCACATCCTCACTATCCACCGCTGCCGTTAGAAGAGACAAACTGCCAGCTATGGGGGGTGGTGCGCGCTGTGGTGCATGAGTATTTGCCATGA
- a CDS encoding M20/M25/M40 family metallo-hydrolase, with protein sequence MSDSAKPWTQPMPDAQFNIMRDILAAPSPVGLEGAMTYGVLKPYFESFAPSGWHLHQFKGNAGVVLDTHPGRDDMFKVMIIGHADKIRMQVRSIGEDGKIWINTDSFLPTVLIGHEVKLFSEDPDAPGSYRCIQGGTVEALGAIHFSDPAQRDGSKGIKKEQIYLDLQIHGENKKQQVLNLGVRPGDSIIFDRPIRPGFSPNTFYGAYLDNGLGCFVTAEVAKLIAEAGGTENVRVLFAIASYEEIGRFGSRVLAGELKPDALIGVDVNHDYVAAPGIGDKRMQPLEMGKGFTMSVGSIASEQLNRIIASVAKEQDIPLQRDIVGVDTGTDGMAGVLASIDSAATSIGFPIRNMHTISETGNTQDVLAAVHALTHTLKALDALPDLQREFLDNHPRLDQASTLSHQGSDKPDSDKSDTDEDKKTSKPKKAKK encoded by the coding sequence ATGAGCGACAGCGCCAAACCCTGGACGCAACCCATGCCCGACGCGCAGTTCAACATCATGCGCGATATTCTTGCCGCCCCTAGCCCGGTAGGCCTGGAAGGCGCCATGACCTACGGCGTACTGAAGCCCTACTTTGAAAGCTTCGCACCCAGCGGCTGGCATCTGCATCAGTTTAAAGGCAATGCTGGCGTAGTGCTGGACACCCACCCTGGTCGCGATGACATGTTCAAAGTGATGATCATCGGCCATGCAGACAAAATCCGCATGCAGGTTCGCTCGATTGGCGAAGACGGCAAGATCTGGATCAACACTGACTCCTTCTTGCCTACCGTACTTATCGGCCATGAAGTGAAGCTATTCAGCGAAGATCCTGACGCCCCCGGCAGCTATCGCTGCATCCAAGGCGGTACAGTAGAAGCCCTGGGCGCGATTCACTTTTCTGATCCTGCACAGCGCGATGGCAGCAAAGGTATCAAAAAAGAGCAGATCTACCTGGACCTGCAAATCCATGGCGAAAATAAAAAGCAGCAAGTGCTGAATTTAGGCGTTCGCCCGGGTGATTCGATTATTTTCGACCGCCCCATTCGCCCTGGTTTTAGCCCGAACACCTTCTACGGCGCTTACCTGGATAATGGCTTGGGCTGCTTTGTTACCGCAGAAGTGGCGAAGTTAATCGCAGAAGCCGGTGGTACTGAAAACGTACGCGTGCTGTTTGCCATTGCCAGCTACGAAGAAATTGGCCGTTTCGGCAGCCGCGTATTGGCTGGCGAACTAAAGCCAGACGCACTGATTGGCGTAGACGTTAACCACGACTACGTAGCCGCCCCCGGCATTGGCGACAAGCGCATGCAGCCGCTGGAAATGGGCAAAGGCTTCACGATGTCCGTAGGCTCCATTGCCAGCGAACAGCTCAACCGCATTATCGCCAGCGTCGCCAAAGAGCAGGATATTCCCCTGCAGCGGGACATCGTGGGCGTGGATACGGGTACTGACGGCATGGCAGGCGTGCTGGCCTCTATTGATAGCGCAGCTACCTCAATCGGTTTCCCGATCCGCAACATGCATACTATTTCCGAAACCGGCAACACCCAGGATGTACTCGCGGCAGTTCACGCGCTGACCCACACCTTAAAAGCACTGGACGCCCTACCTGACCTGCAGCGGGAATTCCTGGACAACCACCCACGGCTCGATCAGGCCAGCACGCTTAGCCATCAGGGTAGCGACAAGCCTGATAGCGACAAGTCTGATACTGATGAAGACAAAAAAACTTCAAAGCCCAAAAAAGCAAAGAAGTAG
- a CDS encoding sodium-dependent transporter yields MASSGQPRTQWLGRWGFMLAATGSAVGLGNIWKFPYITGEYGGGAFVLVYLACILAVGVPVMMTEIAFGRRGRGSPIDAIRRVVNESGRSSAWSLIGWMAMLCGFMILSFYVVVAGWSFSYLWKMLTGGLAGSSVDDMAAVFGANNANPFILGGWSTLVAVLTMVIVGKGVQEGIEKNVSWMMPGLVLMLILLIIFGVFSGGFGEAVSFLFSFNAGSLSSEGMLAALGHAFFTLSLASGAILTYGSYLPKGASIGRTTISVAIADTVVALMAGLAIFPVIFANGMNPGEGPGLIFMSLPLAFQAMPMGTLFGILFFLMLSMAALTSSISMVEATVSWLCDNKGMTRKSASWATGIVLWLISTLAMLSFNLGADWTLAGKNFFDWLDYLTSRWMMPLGGLGTVVLAGFVLKSETFRDELGLAPLPYALWLTMVRYVSPLGILVIFADALGLYQVSFAVHWPWLLAVLLVMVAVGETLSPRLRQALRSR; encoded by the coding sequence ATGGCGTCTTCTGGGCAACCTCGCACTCAGTGGCTGGGCCGCTGGGGCTTTATGCTGGCAGCCACCGGTTCGGCGGTGGGGCTGGGCAATATTTGGAAATTCCCCTATATCACCGGGGAGTATGGTGGTGGGGCCTTTGTGCTGGTGTATCTGGCGTGCATTTTAGCCGTTGGCGTTCCAGTGATGATGACCGAAATTGCCTTTGGTCGGCGTGGGCGCGGCAGCCCGATTGATGCGATACGGCGCGTTGTCAATGAGTCTGGCCGCTCTTCTGCCTGGTCGCTGATTGGTTGGATGGCGATGCTTTGCGGCTTTATGATTCTGTCGTTTTATGTCGTGGTCGCAGGTTGGTCGTTCTCCTATTTATGGAAAATGCTCACCGGTGGCCTTGCAGGCAGTAGCGTTGATGACATGGCGGCGGTCTTTGGAGCCAATAATGCCAACCCGTTCATTCTGGGCGGTTGGAGCACCCTGGTGGCAGTGCTGACCATGGTGATTGTGGGCAAAGGCGTTCAGGAAGGTATCGAGAAAAACGTCAGTTGGATGATGCCTGGGCTGGTGCTCATGCTCATTCTGCTGATTATTTTTGGGGTGTTTTCCGGTGGGTTTGGCGAGGCAGTGAGTTTCTTGTTCTCGTTCAACGCGGGCAGCCTCTCCAGTGAAGGCATGCTGGCGGCGTTGGGCCACGCCTTTTTCACCTTGTCGTTGGCATCCGGTGCGATTCTGACTTACGGTAGCTACTTGCCCAAAGGTGCATCCATTGGGCGTACCACGATAAGCGTGGCCATTGCTGATACCGTGGTTGCGCTAATGGCGGGGCTGGCGATCTTCCCGGTTATTTTTGCTAACGGGATGAATCCTGGTGAAGGGCCGGGGCTTATCTTTATGAGCTTGCCGCTGGCCTTCCAGGCGATGCCAATGGGCACGTTATTTGGCATTCTGTTTTTCTTGATGCTCTCGATGGCGGCGCTGACCTCGTCTATTTCGATGGTGGAAGCCACGGTGTCGTGGTTATGCGATAACAAAGGCATGACCCGTAAATCGGCCTCTTGGGCGACGGGCATCGTGCTATGGCTGATCAGCACGCTGGCGATGCTATCGTTTAACCTGGGCGCTGATTGGACACTGGCGGGTAAAAACTTCTTTGACTGGCTGGATTATTTGACCTCGCGCTGGATGATGCCGCTGGGTGGCTTGGGTACGGTCGTGTTGGCGGGGTTTGTGCTGAAAAGTGAGACATTCCGCGATGAACTAGGCCTTGCACCGTTGCCTTATGCGCTATGGTTGACCATGGTGCGCTACGTTAGTCCGTTGGGTATTTTGGTTATCTTTGCTGATGCCTTGGGGCTTTACCAAGTTTCGTTCGCGGTGCATTGGCCGTGGCTGCTAGCGGTTTTGCTGGTCATGGTCGCAGTGGGGGAGACTCTAAGCCCGCGGCTGCGCCAAGCGCTGCGCTCGCGCTAG
- a CDS encoding DUF4878 domain-containing protein: MKNHLLYPLLLLLAVFTLTACSGGKPEDTVETFFKAAAQGDTDKAIDQISFASVSANEMVQARGKVQMIVGEVQNRINANDGFDSVETLNSVISDDGNQATIQSQINYGNGKSTTENTRLVKIDGDWKISLD, translated from the coding sequence ATGAAAAACCACTTACTTTATCCGTTACTACTGCTTTTGGCTGTATTCACACTCACCGCTTGCTCTGGTGGAAAACCAGAAGATACTGTTGAGACGTTCTTTAAGGCTGCCGCACAAGGTGACACTGATAAAGCTATTGACCAAATATCATTCGCAAGTGTCAGTGCAAACGAAATGGTTCAGGCTAGAGGCAAAGTGCAAATGATTGTCGGTGAAGTTCAGAATCGCATAAATGCTAACGACGGTTTCGACTCTGTGGAAACCCTCAATTCTGTTATCTCAGACGATGGTAATCAGGCTACGATCCAGAGCCAAATCAACTATGGAAATGGCAAAAGCACTACTGAAAATACACGGCTAGTCAAAATTGATGGCGATTGGAAGATAAGCTTAGATTGA
- a CDS encoding Y-family DNA polymerase, which yields MIGLVDANNFYVSCELVFNPTLEGKPVGVMSNNDGCVIARSAEMKALEIPMGTPSFQLEGLRRRGEIHLLSSNYELYGDMSARLAQLLRDACPDVAPYSIDEMFIYLDGFSDAQCQALGEVVRRRVRRYLGLPVCVGLAPTHTLAKLANHVAKQQPHYQGVCLLTANSPTTTALLKQLSVNDVWGVGRRLAERLAVSGIRTAWQLRECDPKQLRKRFSVVLARTALELRGTSCLEMNALEAPRQRIMTSRSFGQATGVKAELHAALRRHAQRSAEKLRQQKSLTRAILLFLNTNRHRKDQPQLSPSAMIPLASPSDDTRIILEAVREGLEQMYRPGFQFMKAGVMLLDLVDAQQYQLSLLQPSHKAHPHLMNTVDAINQRMGQGTIRFGMTEAEAPWQLRCAHRSNRYTTCWDELMEAGTHPGAIAAARVKREQQRLARAQRLAQPRA from the coding sequence ATGATTGGCCTTGTTGATGCCAATAATTTTTATGTTTCCTGCGAGCTCGTTTTTAACCCCACGCTTGAAGGCAAACCCGTGGGCGTGATGTCGAATAACGATGGCTGTGTGATCGCCCGTTCGGCCGAAATGAAGGCCTTGGAAATTCCCATGGGCACTCCCTCTTTTCAGTTGGAAGGTTTGCGCCGACGGGGAGAGATTCACTTATTGTCATCTAACTATGAACTCTATGGCGACATGTCCGCACGACTCGCCCAGCTACTGCGGGATGCTTGTCCAGACGTCGCGCCTTACTCTATTGATGAAATGTTTATCTATCTGGATGGCTTCAGCGACGCTCAATGCCAAGCGCTTGGGGAAGTTGTCCGCCGCCGTGTTCGCCGCTATTTAGGGCTGCCCGTATGCGTAGGGCTGGCACCTACCCATACGCTAGCCAAACTCGCTAATCACGTTGCCAAACAGCAGCCTCACTACCAAGGCGTCTGCCTACTCACTGCCAACAGCCCGACCACTACGGCGCTGCTTAAACAGCTGTCGGTGAATGACGTATGGGGCGTCGGCAGACGCCTAGCAGAACGGCTTGCGGTGAGTGGTATTCGCACGGCGTGGCAGTTGCGGGAGTGTGACCCAAAGCAACTTCGCAAACGATTTTCAGTGGTGCTTGCGCGTACAGCGCTAGAGCTACGCGGTACCTCCTGCTTGGAAATGAACGCACTAGAAGCGCCGCGTCAGCGTATTATGACATCACGCTCTTTTGGCCAAGCAACCGGTGTAAAAGCGGAATTGCACGCAGCGCTGCGCCGCCATGCTCAGCGCAGTGCCGAAAAACTGCGCCAGCAGAAAAGCCTTACCCGCGCCATATTGCTATTTCTAAATACCAACCGCCATCGTAAAGACCAGCCTCAGCTTTCACCTAGCGCGATGATTCCCCTGGCATCGCCAAGCGACGATACCCGCATCATTTTAGAAGCCGTCCGCGAAGGGTTGGAACAGATGTATCGGCCGGGTTTTCAGTTTATGAAAGCCGGTGTCATGCTATTGGACTTAGTCGATGCACAGCAGTATCAGCTTTCGCTGTTGCAGCCTTCACATAAAGCACACCCGCACTTGATGAACACCGTTGACGCGATTAACCAACGCATGGGGCAAGGCACGATTCGTTTTGGAATGACAGAGGCGGAAGCACCGTGGCAGTTGCGCTGTGCACACCGCTCTAACCGTTACACCACCTGCTGGGACGAACTCATGGAGGCAGGCACTCACCCTGGTGCCATTGCAGCTGCCAGGGTGAAGCGTGAACAACAGCGGCTAGCGCGAGCGCAGCGCTTGGCGCAGCCGCGGGCTTAG
- a CDS encoding IS30 family transposase has product MGYRQLTQTQRYQIHARYDLGVSQRQIGRELGIHSSTVSRELRRNATSGGYDPEQAQSLSDHRRRTAWKWTKRLPSLITAVADRLREEWSPEQISGFMAPLAGIGVSHQWIYSLIWDDRAQGGDLWRHLRQPKRRSKHRAQAKSAGLGKIPSRVGIEHRPAEVDARLVIGHWEGDTVIQGHKQSGLVTLVERRSGYLLAARLPRVSAELTQAAMIRLLKPRRGAVKTITLDNGSEFAGHIAVGKAVTAKTYFCDPYCSGQRGSNENTNGLIRQYFPKGTDFRQVTDAELRKVVEKLNDRPRKRLGYRTPAQVFLGEYSGALDTAGAALIA; this is encoded by the coding sequence ATGGGATACCGACAGCTGACCCAGACCCAACGATACCAGATCCACGCCCGCTATGACTTGGGCGTGAGCCAGCGTCAAATCGGCAGAGAGCTAGGAATCCACAGCAGCACGGTCAGCCGTGAGCTGCGTCGTAACGCCACTTCTGGTGGCTACGACCCCGAGCAGGCCCAGTCCCTCAGTGATCACCGCCGCCGCACCGCCTGGAAGTGGACGAAGCGCTTGCCCAGCCTGATCACCGCCGTTGCCGACCGGCTGCGAGAGGAGTGGAGTCCGGAGCAGATCAGCGGCTTCATGGCACCGTTGGCCGGCATAGGCGTCAGTCACCAGTGGATCTACTCCTTGATCTGGGATGACAGAGCGCAAGGTGGCGATCTATGGCGGCACCTCCGCCAACCGAAGCGTCGCAGCAAGCATCGGGCTCAGGCCAAGAGCGCTGGGCTTGGCAAGATCCCCAGCCGCGTGGGCATTGAGCATCGCCCGGCAGAGGTCGATGCCAGGCTCGTCATCGGGCACTGGGAAGGCGACACCGTCATTCAGGGGCATAAGCAATCGGGGCTGGTGACGCTGGTAGAGCGCCGTAGCGGCTATCTGCTGGCGGCGAGGTTGCCCAGGGTCTCAGCGGAGCTGACGCAAGCGGCCATGATCCGGCTGTTGAAGCCTCGCCGGGGTGCTGTGAAGACCATCACCCTAGACAACGGCTCGGAGTTCGCCGGCCACATAGCCGTAGGCAAGGCGGTGACCGCAAAGACCTACTTTTGCGATCCCTACTGCTCTGGCCAGCGTGGGAGCAACGAGAATACCAATGGCTTGATACGGCAGTACTTCCCCAAGGGAACAGACTTCCGCCAGGTCACCGATGCCGAGCTGCGCAAGGTGGTCGAGAAACTAAACGACCGCCCTCGAAAGCGACTCGGTTACCGGACACCGGCACAGGTGTTTCTGGGGGAGTACTCAGGAGCCCTGGACACAGCAGGTGCTGCACTTATTGCTTGA
- a CDS encoding MipA/OmpV family protein: MTTLVSRATQSTSNYKCFTPWLAAAFISIAFAAPALGDSWEGSIGAGVTYSPDYLGSDDYETQAWPVLNLTYGDQLSINVRDGIEWHAIRSGNWTASPFIGYTFGRDNKGDISRFEKVDGGATLGLRVSYQQGFWRYSVAGSTPVSGDVEGAKFSANAVLRMPVSERTFFTLSPSVTYSNEKWTESLFGVSMQDSARSGVAAYNPDSGYWRMGVNASLSYFLTPEWTATGFVGATHLTGSAADSPIVDELGSDWQALTGVSLSYRF; this comes from the coding sequence GTGACGACTCTCGTTTCTCGCGCGACTCAAAGCACTTCTAACTATAAGTGCTTCACCCCCTGGTTAGCAGCGGCTTTCATTAGCATCGCATTCGCTGCCCCCGCCTTGGGGGACAGCTGGGAAGGCAGTATAGGCGCAGGCGTAACCTACTCACCTGACTACCTGGGCAGCGACGACTATGAAACACAAGCGTGGCCTGTTCTTAACCTGACGTACGGCGACCAGCTCTCAATCAATGTGCGCGACGGTATTGAGTGGCACGCGATCCGTAGCGGAAACTGGACCGCCTCTCCGTTCATTGGCTACACCTTTGGGCGAGACAATAAGGGCGATATCAGCCGGTTTGAAAAAGTCGATGGCGGGGCCACATTAGGTTTGCGGGTTAGCTATCAGCAAGGGTTCTGGCGCTATAGCGTTGCAGGCAGTACGCCGGTAAGCGGCGACGTTGAAGGCGCGAAATTTTCCGCCAATGCTGTTCTGCGTATGCCCGTTAGTGAACGGACATTTTTCACGCTATCGCCCAGCGTTACCTATTCAAACGAGAAGTGGACCGAGTCGCTGTTTGGCGTATCAATGCAAGACAGCGCACGTAGTGGCGTGGCTGCTTATAACCCAGATAGCGGTTACTGGCGAATGGGGGTGAATGCTAGCCTTAGCTATTTCCTAACGCCTGAATGGACAGCTACCGGTTTCGTCGGCGCAACCCATCTGACTGGCAGCGCGGCCGACAGCCCAATCGTTGATGAGCTAGGTAGCGATTGGCAAGCCCTCACCGGAGTATCGCTAAGCTATCGTTTTTAA